From the Pseudomonas sp. VD-NE ins genome, the window TTCAGGAGCGCCCCAACAACCGCGCCAACCCCACGCTCATCGCCGTCTGCTGCGGCAGCTTGAAGCGCTCCAGCAAGCGAGCGTTGTTGGCCCGCGAATGCCGGATGTCGCCGGAACGCGCCGGCCCATAACTGATCGGCGGCAGTTCACCGACCACCGCTTGCAGCGCTTCAAGCATCTGCTTGAGGCTCATCGACTGATTCCAGCCAACGTTCACCGCACCGACGTCCACCTCAGGCTTTTCGATCCCCTGCACCAGCAGATCGACCAGATCTTCGACGTAGAGGAAATCACGCGTCTGCTCACCGTCGCCAAACACAGTAATCGGCAAGCCTTTCTGCGCGCGTTCGCTGAAGATGCTGATCACCCCGGAATACGGCGAGGACGGATCCTGACGCGGGCCGAAAATGTTGAAGAAGCGGAAAATCACCGGTTCCAGACCATGCTGGCGGCGATAGAAATCGAAATAGTGTTCGCCCGCCAGTTTGTCCGAGGCATAAGGCGTCAACGGAGCCTTGGGCGTGTCTTCATCGATCGAAGCGCCCTCGCCGTTGTTGCCGTACACCGCCGCACTGGAGGCATACAACACACGTTTGACGCCGGCCAGACGCATGGCTTCGCAGACATTCAGTGTGCCGATGAAGTTGCTCTGGTGAGTCTTCACCGGATCGTCCACCGAAGCCTGCACCGACGCCACGGCCGCCAGGTGAGCGACGGCGCTGCAGCCTT encodes:
- a CDS encoding NAD-dependent epimerase/dehydratase family protein; translation: MAEGTVLITGGAGFIGSHLTDALLAKGHSVRILDDLSTGKRSNLPLDNPKVELIVGDVADAALVAKAMQGCSAVAHLAAVASVQASVDDPVKTHQSNFIGTLNVCEAMRLAGVKRVLYASSAAVYGNNGEGASIDEDTPKAPLTPYASDKLAGEHYFDFYRRQHGLEPVIFRFFNIFGPRQDPSSPYSGVISIFSERAQKGLPITVFGDGEQTRDFLYVEDLVDLLVQGIEKPEVDVGAVNVGWNQSMSLKQMLEALQAVVGELPPISYGPARSGDIRHSRANNARLLERFKLPQQTAMSVGLARLLGRS